A portion of the Calliphora vicina chromosome 5, idCalVici1.1, whole genome shotgun sequence genome contains these proteins:
- the pirk gene encoding uncharacterized protein pirk → MGVRFYDKENMSTGDDYTTTTTSCNCNTCNSQQTRTTTTSTSAATQTCSSSPDIGNNLNFQKSGILREIIGNCKEVRIEENTHNLRIVGNNNRIRISFNVGDITIIGNNTRLKIKINHGHIKYTGNDGRICLGKDSTEQLVDYSGCNGVLKVQNSKKSSQVNDDEDEEKNKNNPAAGNTSINGKFKNSKKPKEKYASYSGSPSDSEVFKCNTDYNNIFNRKKSMPNITTKPPYSDNLGSKHRAQQQPPKSIVHNFGNIVIANSSNVCITPYSYTY, encoded by the coding sequence ATGGGTGTACGTTTCTATGACAAGGAGAATATGTCTACCGGAGACGATTATACAACAACCACCACAAGCTGCAACTGCAATACATGCAACAGTCAACAAACGAGGACGACAACTACCAGTACAAGTGCAGCAACGCAAACATGTAGTAGCTCCCCGGATATTggtaataatttgaattttcaaaagtcTGGCATCTTACGAGAAATCATAGGAAATTGCAAAGAAGTGAGAATTGAAGAAAATACTCACAATTTACGCATTGTGGGTAACAATAATCGCATACGGATATCATTTAATGTGGGCGACATAACTATCATCGGAAACAATACAAgactgaaaataaaaatcaatcatgGCCACATCAAATATACCGGAAATGATGGCCGCATTTGCTTAGGCAAAGATTCAACGGAACAACTTGTTGACTACAGTGGCTGCAATGGCGTTTTAAAAGttcaaaattctaagaaatctAGTCAAGTcaatgatgatgaagatgaagaaaaaaataaaaataacccaGCAGCGGGAAATACAAGTAttaatggaaaatttaaaaatagtaaaaaaccaAAAGAGAAATATGCTTCGTACAGCGGTTCACCGTCAGATAGTGAAGTCTTCAAATGTAACACGGAttacaataatatatttaatcgCAAGAAATCAATGCCCAACATCACAACCAAACCTCCATACAGTGATAATCTGGGAAGTAAACATCGTGCCCAACAACAGCCACCTAAAAGTATTGTACACAATTTTGGTAATATAGTTATAGCAAATTCATCGAATGTCTGCATAACACCCTACTCATACACTTATTAA